The proteins below come from a single Pseudochaenichthys georgianus chromosome 14, fPseGeo1.2, whole genome shotgun sequence genomic window:
- the or6at1 gene encoding olfactory receptor 13C2, translating into MELFLFDISPESPRESFLPLSTNHRSGSVNVTWEPDVTFFIQGLASLGEKKMILFVILLLGYIIILGGNSMIIFVALTDSKLSSPMYFFLSNLSFVDIVYTTTTIPNMLSGLLTYVKTISVPGCFLQMYFFIQLAVTGRAILTVMAYDRYVAICNPLRYTAIMTRPVRLILIAGAWSFGAFCTLPSAAMGWQRSYCSPYVVRHSWCDPSSVRRLACGDTSVDSIVSLSFAMVSLLTTGVLILTSYALIGVSMSRMGVAQRLKAVGTCAAHLIVVSISYGSASFVYISYRVGNFSPEVRIIVSVLYSALTPFLNPMIYSLRSKELRDSIRSIMKSRVNTEEYTENTAQFYPENLGGASVRALSILINNTCFRDKGLVY; encoded by the exons ATGGAGCTTTTCCTGTTTGATATTTCTCCTGAAAGCCCCAGAG AGTCTTTCCTGCCGTTGTCGACCAATCACAGGTCGGGATCTGTTAACGTCACCTGGGAGCCCGATGTCACTTTCTTCATCCAGGGCCTCGCCAGCCTCGGAGAGAAAAAGATGATCCTGTTTGTGATCCTGCTTCTGGGTTACATTATCATCCTGGGAGGAAACAGCATGATCATCTTTGTG GCGTTGACAGATTCGAAGCTCAGCTCTCCGATGTACTTCTTCCTCTCCAACCTCTCCTTTGTGGACATCGTctacaccaccaccaccatcccCAACATGCTGTCCGGCCTCCTGACATACGTTAAAACCATTTCGGTCCCCGGCTGCTTCCTGCAGATGTATTTCTTCATCCAGTTAGCCGTTACCGGCCGTGCCATCCTGACCGTCATGGCGTACGACCGCTACGTGGCCATCTGTAACCCTCTGCGCTACACGGCCATCATGACGCGACCCGTGAGGCTAATCCTCATCGCGGGAGCCTGGAGCTTCGGCGCCTTCTGCACGCTGCCGTCCGCCGCTATGGGGTGGCAGCGGTCTTACTGCAGCCCGTACGTGGTGAGACACAGCTGGTGTGACCCGTCGTCCGTACGCCGGCTGGCGTGCGGTGACACGTCGGTGGATAGCATTGTGTCGCTTTCCTTTGCCATGGTGTCGCTCCTGACCACAGGAGTCCTCATCCTCACCTCCTACGCCCTGATCGGTGTTTCCATGTCCAGGATGGGCGTGGCTCAGAGGCTGAAGGCTGTTGGGACGTGTGCCGCCCATCTGATCGTGGTGTCCATCTCTTACGGTTCGGCCTCATTTGTATACATCTCCTACCGGGTGGGGAACTTTTCACCAGAG GTGCGTATCATTGTGTCCGTGCTGTACTCCGCCCTGACTCCGTTCCTGAACCCGATGATCTACAGTCTGAGGAGCAAGGAGCTGCGAGACTCCATCCGGA GCATTATGAAATCCAGAGTCAACACTGAGgaatacacagaaaacacagcgcAATTCTACCCAGAGAATCTAGGAGGAGCCTCTGTTCGCGCCCTTTCTATCCTAATTAATAACACATGTTTCAGGGACAAAGGACTGGTCTATTAA
- the LOC117458537 gene encoding olfactory receptor 5B17-like, whose translation MENQTGDLDIILFEGLKVTPQSSIPAFILLLLIYFFIMVSNIGLVVLISTERSLHQPMYLLFCNMSINDAFGASAIIPRILSDAFTPISERSINYIDCVVQAFASHFHAGTSHTVLMIMAFDRYVAICNPLRYATIMTLRVVVRLSAGAWLAAFISVAILMGLSIRLSRCRRVIVNPFCDNASLFKLSCESLLYNHIYGLGSAVVILGSSMCSVTLTYLRIALVCLTGRNKTLNSKALQTCGTHLAVYVIMLTMSFTPMIIHRRPEWADSGKVASILFFVIPPLMNPVIYGLQCKELRLKIFSVFHRNRVKDGKSFHK comes from the coding sequence ATGGAGAACCAAACTGGGGACCTGGACATTATACTGTTTGAGGGGTTAAAGGTCACGCCTCAGTCCTCCATCCCGgccttcatcctcctcctcctcatctacTTCTTCATCATGGTGTCCAACATCGGGCTGGTGGTTCTGATCAGCACGGAGCGCAGCCTGCACCAGCCCATGTACCTGCTGTTCTGCAACATGAGCATTAACGATGCGTTCGGGGCCTCCGCCATCATCCCGAGGATCCTGAGTGACGCTTTCACTCCCATCTCAGAGCGATCCATTAACTACATCGACTGCGTGGTCCAAGCCTTCGCCTCCCACTTCCACGCGGGCACCTCCCACACCGTGCTCATGATCATGGCGTTTGATCGCTACGTGGCCATCTGCAACCCTCTGCGCTACGCCACCATCATGACGCTCCGGGTGGTCGTGAGGCTGTCGGCGGGTGCCTGGCTCGCGGCATTCATCTCCGTGGCCATCCTGATGGGGCTGAGCATCCGTCTGTCTCGCTGCCGGCGGGTTATCGTCAACCCGTTCTGCGACAACGCCTCCTTGTTCAAGCTGTCCTGCGAGAGCCTGCTCTATAACCACATCTACGGGCTGGGCAGCGCGGTGGTGATCCTGGGATCCTCCATGTGCAGCGTCACACTCACCTACCTGAGGATCGCTTTAGTGTGTCTGACGGGGAGGAACAAGACGCTGAACAGCAAGGCGCTTCAGACCTGCGGCACTCACCTGGCAGTGTACGTCATCATGTTGACCATGTCCTTCACGCCCATGATCATCCACCGGCGGCCGGAGTGGGCGGACAGCGGGAAGgtggcgtccatcttgttcttCGTCATCCCTCCCCTCATGAACCCCGTTATCTACGGGCTGCAGTGCAAAGAGCTCCGACTGAAGATCTTCAGCGTGTTTCACAGGAACAGAGTTAAGGATGGGAaaagctttcataaataa
- the LOC117458539 gene encoding putative olfactory receptor 52L2, whose translation MENYTFNSLTLRMEGLRVTNTNKYPIFVFLLLAYMFILIANVGILILIWKERSLHQPMYLLFCNLSVNDVMGNSLLVPRVLSDIMVPPSERFIHYYECLVQAFTTHMFGTNAHTLLMVGMTIRLNRCRTLITNHYCDNPSIFKLSCENVYANNVYGLTFTVVLLTASIGCVVLTYFKITAACLTRKSKSLNTKALKTCSTHLCLYLMMLVSGFVPIILHRFPQYPEHRKIAAIMFHVVPGCLNPLIYGLQSKEIHKLPGVQEDRGHYVSRCSSLNALIYGLQSKEIHKC comes from the exons ATGGAAAACTATACATTCAACAGCCTCACTCTTCGGATGGAGGGGTTAAGGGTCACCAACACTAACAAGTACCCTATCTTCGTATTCCTGCTCTTGGCTTACATGTTCATCCTCATTGCCAACGTGGGCATTTTGATACTGATATGGAAAGAGAGGAGCCTCCACCAGCCGATGTACCTCCTCTTCTGTAACCTGTCGGTGAACGACGTTATGGGAAACTCTCTCCTTGTTCCCCGGGTGCTCTCAGACATCATGGTGCCGCCGTCTGAACGCTTTATTCACTACTATGAATGTCTGGTACAAGCGTTCACCACACACATGTTTGGCACCAACGCTCACACTCTGCTCATGG TCGGTATGACCATACGGCTGAACCGGTGTCGGACTTTAATCACAAACCATTACTGCGATAATCCCTCCATCTTCAAACTGTCCTGTGAGAATGTGTATGCCAATAACGTGTACGGCCTCACCTTTACTGTAGTCCTGCTCACGGCCTCTATCGGCTGTGTAGTCCTCACCTATTTCAAAATCACAGCAGCATGTTTGACCAGGAAGAGCAAGTCTTTGAACACCAAAGCCTTGAAGACCTGCAGCACACATCTGTGCCTGTATCTCATGATGCTTGTCAGTGGGTTTGTCCCCATCATCCTCCATCGCTTCCCCCAGTACCCAGAGCACAGGAAGATAGCGGCCATTATGTTTCACGTTGTTCCTGGCTGCCTGAACCCCCTCATCTACGGGCTGCAGTCCAAAGAAATACACAAGT TACCCGGAGTACAGGAAGACAGGGGCCATTATGTTTCACGTTGTTCCAGCCTGAACGCCCTCATCTACGGGCTGCAGTCCAAAGAAATACACAAGTGTTAG